Proteins from one Flavobacterium sp. N2038 genomic window:
- a CDS encoding glycoside hydrolase family 20 protein — protein sequence MKTKKTTTNLILAAVLAFSMHLQAQKSVHIIPQPVNLEIKQGSFFFDNSVIIKVDKKYAAAEKVVHFFKEYVKRVTGFELNSTKTNGKEIIFSIEKIKEIGDEGYLLSVNPKEIHIKANTSKGLFYGVQSLLQTLPFSRTNDLVQIPSMEIKDYPRFQWRGMMLDVSRHFASPELVKEFIDLLAAYKMNVFHWHLVDGAGWRLEIKKYPKLTQQAAWRVDDWGKSWNWAEIEFNADRSKSTYGGYYTQEQAKEIVAYAKARNITVVPEIEMPGHSEAAMAAYPELSCNSKNNFAQSGNFLASKVESNYCAGNDQAFTFLQDVLTEVMTIFPSKYIHIGGDEVDKTSWKHCAKCQDRMKKEQLKDEKELQSYFIRRMEKFLISNNRKMIGWDEILEGGLAPEATVMSWRGEAGGIEAAKMGHDVVMTPGSPYYFDHYQGDPETEPLAIGGFNTLKKVYNYDPIPVELTTEESKRVLGAQANLWTEYITTAEHVKYMILPRMLALAEVLWSKKEQRDWKNFAERLQPHLVGFEQRGIRYSKGNFKVDIKPVVENNTLFIELDTDQIGAVIYYTTDGSEPSISSIKYEKPFVVNSSMAVKAITVINNKVVSAKPAEQSFTFNKATGKTISYANTNSSHYRANGANTLIDGFRGTKDIGKQWHGFDGKDLIATIDLGTNTAVNSITLGCIQNWSQWIFLPQWVKFEVSQDGITFTEVKTVTNSVSASEKEIQIKDFTAKFTAQKAKFVRVTAKNLGQCPAGHPGEGQTAWLFVDEIMVE from the coding sequence ATGAAAACCAAAAAAACAACCACAAATTTAATTCTAGCTGCTGTATTGGCATTTTCAATGCATTTACAGGCGCAGAAATCCGTTCATATAATTCCGCAGCCTGTAAATTTAGAAATCAAACAAGGCAGTTTTTTCTTTGATAATTCAGTCATTATTAAAGTAGATAAGAAGTATGCAGCAGCTGAAAAAGTAGTTCACTTTTTTAAAGAATACGTAAAACGAGTTACAGGATTTGAATTAAACAGTACTAAAACAAATGGAAAAGAGATTATTTTTAGCATTGAAAAAATCAAAGAAATTGGAGACGAAGGATATTTACTTTCCGTAAATCCAAAAGAAATTCATATCAAAGCAAACACATCAAAAGGATTGTTTTATGGTGTTCAATCTTTATTGCAAACACTGCCTTTTAGCCGAACAAATGATTTGGTTCAGATTCCAAGTATGGAAATAAAAGATTATCCTCGTTTTCAGTGGCGAGGTATGATGCTGGATGTTAGCCGTCATTTTGCTTCTCCTGAATTGGTAAAAGAGTTTATTGATTTACTGGCAGCTTACAAAATGAATGTTTTTCACTGGCACTTAGTTGATGGTGCAGGATGGCGTTTAGAAATTAAAAAATATCCTAAACTAACTCAGCAAGCCGCCTGGCGAGTTGATGATTGGGGAAAATCATGGAATTGGGCTGAAATAGAATTTAATGCCGACAGAAGTAAATCGACTTACGGGGGCTATTACACTCAGGAACAAGCCAAAGAAATTGTGGCTTATGCCAAAGCAAGAAATATTACAGTGGTGCCTGAGATAGAAATGCCAGGACACTCAGAAGCTGCTATGGCGGCATATCCGGAACTTTCCTGTAATTCTAAAAATAATTTCGCACAATCTGGAAATTTCTTAGCCAGTAAAGTCGAGAGTAATTATTGTGCAGGAAATGATCAGGCTTTTACGTTCTTGCAAGACGTACTAACAGAAGTGATGACCATTTTTCCCTCAAAATATATTCATATTGGGGGAGATGAAGTAGACAAAACAAGCTGGAAGCATTGTGCTAAATGTCAAGATAGAATGAAAAAGGAGCAATTAAAGGATGAGAAAGAATTGCAAAGTTATTTCATTCGCAGAATGGAAAAGTTCTTGATTTCTAATAACAGAAAAATGATTGGATGGGATGAAATTCTGGAAGGAGGATTAGCTCCTGAGGCAACGGTTATGAGCTGGCGCGGTGAAGCTGGCGGAATCGAAGCGGCCAAAATGGGACATGATGTAGTGATGACACCGGGGTCTCCATATTATTTTGATCATTATCAAGGTGATCCTGAAACGGAGCCTCTTGCGATAGGAGGATTTAATACCTTGAAAAAAGTTTATAATTATGACCCAATTCCTGTAGAATTAACCACAGAAGAATCTAAACGTGTTTTGGGTGCACAAGCTAATTTATGGACAGAATATATAACTACTGCAGAACATGTAAAATACATGATTCTACCTCGTATGCTTGCATTGGCTGAGGTATTGTGGTCTAAAAAAGAACAACGTGACTGGAAAAATTTTGCCGAACGTTTACAACCGCATTTAGTAGGTTTTGAACAAAGAGGAATTCGTTATTCTAAAGGTAACTTTAAAGTAGATATTAAGCCGGTAGTCGAAAATAATACGCTTTTTATTGAATTGGATACCGATCAGATAGGTGCAGTAATTTATTATACAACTGATGGAAGTGAGCCTTCGATAAGTAGTATTAAGTATGAAAAACCGTTTGTTGTAAATAGTTCTATGGCGGTAAAAGCAATTACAGTTATAAATAATAAAGTAGTGAGTGCAAAACCAGCAGAACAATCTTTTACCTTTAATAAAGCAACAGGAAAAACAATAAGTTATGCAAATACAAACAGCAGTCATTATCGGGCTAATGGAGCTAATACATTGATTGATGGTTTTAGAGGTACGAAAGATATTGGTAAACAATGGCACGGATTTGATGGAAAAGATTTAATTGCCACTATTGATTTGGGGACCAATACAGCTGTAAATAGTATCACACTGGGTTGTATTCAGAATTGGAGTCAGTGGATATTTTTGCCACAATGGGTAAAGTTTGAAGTATCGCAAGACGGGATTACTTTTACAGAAGTAAAAACGGTAACCAATTCAGTTTCTGCATCAGAAAAAGAGATTCAGATAAAAGATTTTACAGCGAAGTTTACAGCACAAAAAGCAAAGTTTGTTCGTGTTACTGCCAAAAATCTGGGACAGTGTCCGGCAGGTCATCCTGGTGAAGGACAAACTGCCTGGCTGTTTGTTGATGAAATTATGGTGGAATAA
- a CDS encoding beta-N-acetylhexosaminidase — translation MVKSFFFSLLLCSTLSFAQEVNIIPQPVKVVKNAGNFVINSQTSLVVANTEDNATAAFLNKYLLDYYGLTLPISKKVSKNSIKLVSKKNIDGLKGEGYTLKSDKNGVEITGNSAIGTFYGIQTLIQLLPVEKNNTLAIAAVEVNDEPRFVYRGAMLDVGRHFFPVSFVKKYIDYLALHKLNYFHWHLTEDQGWRIEIKKYPKLTEIGSKRNGSIIGRYPGTGSDNTPEQGFYTQEEVKDIVKYAADRFITVIPEIEMPGHSSAAIAAYPELSCFPNEKTKLPDNMISNQSKKEMAAGRNKVVQETWGVHADVFVPTENTFKFLEDVLDEVVALFPSKYIHVGGDESPKDNWKRSEFCQQLIKEKGLKDEHELQSYFIQRMEKYINKKGRTLIGWDEILEGGLAPNAVVMSWRGEEGGIAAAKENHQVIMTPGSHVYLDHSQTKNEKEVTIGGFLPLEKVYSYEPIPKELNEQQAKYVLGAQGNVWTEYMANPAKVEYMIFPRLSALSEVLWSPKDKKDWPQFQTKIETMKKRYTMWGANYFKEQ, via the coding sequence TCCGCAGCCGGTAAAAGTGGTTAAAAATGCAGGAAATTTTGTGATTAATTCACAAACCAGTTTGGTTGTTGCAAATACAGAAGATAATGCTACAGCAGCTTTTCTTAATAAATATTTGTTGGATTATTATGGTCTTACTTTACCCATATCAAAAAAAGTAAGCAAAAATTCGATTAAGCTGGTTAGTAAAAAAAATATCGATGGACTTAAAGGAGAAGGATATACTTTAAAATCGGATAAAAACGGAGTTGAAATTACCGGAAATTCTGCCATTGGTACTTTTTACGGAATACAAACTCTTATTCAGTTATTACCTGTAGAGAAAAATAATACTCTGGCGATTGCTGCTGTAGAAGTAAACGATGAACCTCGTTTTGTTTACAGAGGTGCTATGCTGGATGTTGGACGTCATTTCTTTCCGGTATCTTTTGTAAAAAAGTACATTGATTATCTGGCTTTGCATAAGTTAAATTATTTTCACTGGCATCTTACTGAAGATCAGGGATGGAGAATTGAAATTAAAAAATACCCAAAGCTTACCGAAATAGGTTCCAAAAGAAATGGCAGTATTATTGGCCGATATCCGGGAACAGGAAGCGATAATACTCCGGAGCAGGGCTTTTATACACAAGAAGAGGTAAAAGATATTGTAAAATATGCTGCAGACCGATTTATTACAGTCATTCCTGAAATTGAAATGCCGGGCCACAGCAGTGCTGCAATTGCAGCTTATCCGGAATTAAGTTGTTTTCCAAACGAGAAAACAAAACTTCCTGATAATATGATTTCGAACCAGAGCAAAAAAGAAATGGCAGCCGGAAGAAATAAGGTCGTTCAGGAAACCTGGGGTGTACATGCTGATGTATTTGTACCAACTGAAAATACGTTTAAATTTTTGGAAGATGTTCTGGATGAAGTAGTGGCTCTATTCCCGTCAAAATACATTCATGTAGGTGGTGACGAATCTCCAAAAGACAACTGGAAAAGAAGCGAATTTTGCCAACAACTAATAAAAGAAAAAGGATTGAAGGACGAGCACGAACTTCAAAGTTATTTTATTCAGCGTATGGAAAAATACATCAATAAAAAAGGAAGAACACTCATTGGCTGGGACGAAATATTAGAAGGTGGGCTGGCACCAAATGCAGTGGTGATGAGCTGGAGAGGTGAAGAAGGCGGAATTGCGGCAGCCAAAGAAAACCATCAGGTTATCATGACGCCGGGAAGTCACGTTTATTTAGATCATTCACAAACCAAAAACGAAAAAGAAGTTACCATTGGCGGATTTTTGCCATTAGAAAAAGTGTACAGCTACGAGCCAATTCCGAAAGAGTTGAATGAGCAACAAGCAAAATATGTTTTGGGTGCTCAGGGTAATGTCTGGACAGAATATATGGCCAATCCGGCAAAAGTTGAGTACATGATATTTCCTCGTTTGAGTGCTTTAAGTGAAGTTTTATGGTCTCCAAAAGATAAAAAAGACTGGCCCCAATTTCAAACAAAAATTGAAACCATGAAAAAACGCTATACCATGTGGGGAGCGAATTATTTTAAAGAGCAATAA
- a CDS encoding OmpA family protein: MKIKIVIGLFLLYNLNTNAQEINIKLNGGLSGILYDSPVGDGELKFGGGLGVGYTHFFSNHWGIATGVDFMYNQNSFKLNDGTTISSYEVDDQTSAFEYQVTPKNYKEDQHFISFAIPILLQYRTMMASQTQWYLGFGGKVLFPGKQTVEASASELQLSGYYPDLNLVIDDLPSHGFGKVTNWQDKTTVSLETVFLLSVETGLNFKLKDNLQLYTGVYADYGLTDLAQDTPNNNIVSYSPSGLNAVEAKGVIGNKQIVEESRYFSAGIQLKLGFMLNKNKQEPVKTTVAEPKTEAPVVATKQPDPVPQKIVEVPATPAPAKAKEVTADQRAYIEKPLAFEQVGNTAVSPQLASRLDEIAAILKESNTTEVNITGYTCNIGTESRNSEIGMMRAQAVADYLKNKGIETNRMHLFSKGQNEPLVPNTSNTNKALNRRVSINLE; the protein is encoded by the coding sequence AGGAAATTAACATTAAACTCAACGGAGGGCTGTCTGGAATTCTTTATGACAGCCCCGTGGGTGATGGCGAACTGAAATTTGGAGGAGGATTAGGAGTTGGATATACTCATTTCTTTAGTAATCATTGGGGAATTGCTACTGGTGTTGATTTTATGTACAATCAAAATAGTTTTAAACTTAATGATGGAACAACAATCAGCTCTTATGAAGTTGACGATCAGACTTCAGCTTTTGAGTATCAGGTAACACCAAAGAATTACAAAGAAGATCAACACTTTATTTCTTTTGCAATACCGATACTTTTACAATACCGAACTATGATGGCAAGCCAGACGCAATGGTATTTGGGGTTTGGGGGAAAAGTATTGTTTCCCGGCAAACAAACCGTAGAAGCCTCAGCCAGTGAGCTACAACTCAGCGGTTATTATCCTGATTTAAATCTTGTGATTGATGATTTGCCTTCGCATGGATTTGGAAAAGTAACCAACTGGCAGGACAAAACTACTGTTAGTCTTGAAACTGTATTTTTGCTAAGTGTTGAAACTGGTCTTAATTTTAAACTTAAAGATAATTTACAACTCTACACAGGAGTTTATGCAGATTATGGTTTAACCGATTTGGCTCAGGATACTCCAAACAACAATATTGTTTCATATAGTCCTAGCGGATTGAATGCTGTAGAAGCAAAAGGTGTTATTGGAAATAAACAAATTGTAGAGGAAAGCCGCTATTTTTCTGCAGGGATTCAATTAAAATTAGGATTCATGCTAAATAAAAACAAGCAGGAACCTGTAAAAACTACTGTAGCAGAACCAAAGACTGAAGCTCCAGTTGTTGCCACAAAACAGCCTGATCCTGTACCTCAAAAAATTGTTGAGGTACCTGCAACTCCTGCTCCTGCTAAAGCAAAAGAAGTTACAGCCGATCAGCGCGCTTATATCGAAAAACCTTTGGCTTTTGAGCAGGTAGGAAATACAGCTGTTTCGCCACAGTTAGCCTCAAGACTTGATGAAATTGCTGCAATTCTAAAAGAAAGCAACACTACCGAAGTGAATATTACAGGATATACCTGCAATATTGGAACAGAGTCACGCAACTCAGAAATAGGGATGATGAGAGCTCAGGCTGTAGCAGATTATTTAAAAAACAAAGGAATTGAGACCAATAGAATGCATTTGTTTTCTAAAGGACAAAACGAACCTCTGGTTCCAAATACGTCCAATACAAACAAAGCATTAAATCGCAGAGTTTCAATTAATCTCGAATAA